A single Anatilimnocola floriformis DNA region contains:
- a CDS encoding ATP-binding protein — MRDYGAGISPAEVSQLFTPFFTTKANGLGMGLKISATIVRAHRGEIDCKPAVGGGTQFSILLPLSPPPR; from the coding sequence ATCCGTGACTACGGGGCGGGAATTTCACCCGCCGAAGTCTCTCAACTCTTCACTCCTTTCTTCACCACCAAGGCCAACGGCCTCGGAATGGGATTGAAGATCAGCGCGACAATCGTCCGCGCGCATCGCGGCGAAATCGACTGCAAACCCGCTGTTGGCGGCGGCACACAGTTCTCGATTCTGCTGCCACTCTCACCACCGCCGCGTTGA